In Oenanthe melanoleuca isolate GR-GAL-2019-014 chromosome 9, OMel1.0, whole genome shotgun sequence, the following are encoded in one genomic region:
- the KCNE4 gene encoding potassium voltage-gated channel subfamily E member 4, whose amino-acid sequence MLKMDHANVTQAMLDAESPSTEKNNSNEYFYILIVMSFYGIFLIGIMLGYMKSKRKEKSSNLLLLYRDEEGDWGDAVKPLPTAAGLRSGQLPAMLSMLQESMVPSLSCAICSMEGSSVSSESSSPDVHFTIQEEVLDSELGEVSETPLNGSSEGSAENIHKNS is encoded by the coding sequence ATGCTGAAGATGGACCATGCAAATGTGACCCAAGCTATGCTCGATGCTGAATcccccagcacagagaagaaCAACAGCAACGAGTATTTTTACATTCTGATTGTCATGTCTTTCTACGGGATCTTCCTGATAGGAATAATGCTTGGCTACATGAAAtccaaaagaaaagagaagtcATCCAATCTGCTTCTGCTCTACAGAGATGAGGAGGGAGACTGGGGGGACGCGGTGAAGCCGCTCCCGACGGCGGCGGGGCTGCGGTCGGGGCAGCTGCCCGCGATGCTGAGCATGCTGCAGGAGAGCATGgtgccatccctgtcctgtgccatCTGCTCCATGGAGGGCAGCAGCGTCAGCTCCGAGTCCTCCTCCCCAGACGTGCACTTCACCATCCAGGAGGAAGTGCTGGATTCTGAGCTGGGGGAAGTGTCAGAAACGCCCCTCAACGGGAGCAGCGAGGGCTCTGCGGAAAACATCCACAAGAACTCCTAG